The following proteins come from a genomic window of Acetivibrio cellulolyticus CD2:
- the ytvI gene encoding sporulation integral membrane protein YtvI has translation MLTIFKRYGNQLASILIVAGLLFGAYVGIKYVIAFLAPFILAVIISSINEPVVRFLESKAKMDRKAASISSLILSVCVIAAIAVLVLFKTYGELIKLQRNLPAYIDSSSYILSGYYSRINSFYNNLPYQVQSSFRENLLVFLPKIEGLITSIATSIINSITSLPKLGVFTTVTLLSSYFISSDRKNIRNFIYRQIPNRSQKNFYTVKNGTVSSIFGYFRAQMIIMTVTFVVSTLGFIIINTEYAVLMGLITALADGIPLLGSGIVMIPWIIWNFITGNIRMGLGLSSVYLFAVIVRQIIEPKIVSNQTGLHPLVTLISMYLGLMIFGVTGLFIGPIIMIFLKSLHSSGVVTIWNESP, from the coding sequence ATGCTAACTATTTTTAAACGATATGGGAATCAATTGGCAAGTATTTTAATTGTTGCAGGTTTACTTTTTGGAGCATATGTTGGTATAAAGTATGTAATAGCATTTCTCGCCCCCTTTATCCTTGCCGTTATAATATCCAGTATTAATGAGCCGGTTGTCCGTTTTCTTGAATCAAAAGCAAAAATGGACAGAAAAGCCGCTTCCATAAGCTCTTTGATCTTAAGTGTATGTGTTATTGCTGCTATTGCAGTGTTGGTATTGTTTAAAACGTACGGTGAGCTCATCAAACTCCAGCGAAATCTTCCTGCCTATATAGACAGCAGCTCATATATTTTATCGGGTTACTATTCAAGGATAAACTCCTTTTACAACAACCTTCCATATCAAGTACAAAGCAGCTTTCGGGAAAACCTCCTTGTTTTTCTACCAAAAATTGAAGGGCTAATAACCTCTATTGCCACATCAATAATTAATAGTATAACATCACTGCCCAAGCTTGGAGTTTTTACCACAGTCACCCTGCTTTCATCGTATTTTATAAGCAGTGACAGGAAAAATATAAGAAACTTTATATACAGGCAAATACCAAACAGATCTCAGAAAAACTTCTATACTGTGAAGAACGGCACTGTATCCTCAATATTCGGTTACTTTAGAGCGCAAATGATAATTATGACTGTCACATTTGTTGTGTCCACCCTTGGCTTTATAATAATAAATACCGAATATGCAGTTCTAATGGGGTTAATCACTGCATTAGCCGACGGTATTCCACTACTCGGCTCAGGCATCGTCATGATACCTTGGATAATCTGGAACTTCATAACCGGTAATATCAGGATGGGTCTGGGTCTATCAAGCGTTTATCTCTTTGCTGTTATAGTAAGGCAAATTATCGAGCCCAAGATTGTTTCCAACCAAACAGGCCTTCACCCGCTTGTAACTCTAATTTCAATGTATCTGGGCCTTATGATATTCGGGGTAACCGGCCTGTTCATAGGCCCTATAATAATGATTTTCCTAAAGAG